GCAATTCCATAAGAGACACTTGCACTGGGAACGCGGAAGGATCGTCCAGGCTGATCCATGTGGCATATTCCGGTGTCAGATGCAGGATGCGATAAATCGAACCGTTGCATGCCAAGGTTTCATTCACTCGAAACATTTCGGCCTCCCGGCATGGACATGATTTTCATGGGGGCGAGGTGGGCCGCAGTAAGTTTGATGTGAGGAATTCGGATGTCGAAGATGAAAAAACGTTGGGCAAGGAGTTGCCGAATTTCCAAAAGGGATTCGCCAGGGGTCAAATGGTACGCAATGTCCAGTTTCTTGGCGAGGCTGATGACCGTCAGCTTCGGATTGCTTTGGAAGGATTCTGTGTAAAAAGACAGGCGCTCATGGAGCTCCATCGTGGGGATGTGGTCCCCCTGCGTTGGGTACAGCCATTTTATGTTGTTTATGATCCCGGCAGGCAAATCTTTTTCCGTGATGATGAACCAGGGGATATTTTGGGAAGCCCAGTACCTTCGTTCAAGTTCAAGCTTCTCAACCACTCGCGGAAATGCAAATTCGCTCTGGTACTTCGCCTGTAAGGCGAACTCCGGTTGGTCGGAATCAGATGTGCTGACACGGAAATCCGTGGTCATGTACTGAGGGACGCCGGAGACAGCGGGGTGCCGGATGCCTGCCCCTTCCGCCGCCGCGAGGGTGGCTTTGAGGGGGAGCGGGAATTGTTCTCGGATGTCCGTGGATCGAGGGTGCCACTCCAGGAAGAGGAAAACGGCAAGTTCGAGGTCGGAGAGGAGGTGATGCGTGCGTTGGGACTTGTGCCCGAAGACGCGATGCGAGCGCCCTTTGGAGGGGACGTCGCGTACCGTGAGCCAGGGCTTGTAGTCGGAACCCCGACCTGAACCACGTCCTTCCTTGATCCATCTCGCGAATTTCAGGTCCGCGTTCGTGTGCTTGTCTCTGGACATGAAAAAGCCGCTCCTGGTCGCTCGTTGAGGGAGACTTGGAACGGCTTTCGGTATACGACTTTATTTTTCAGTATACAACTTTATTTTACGGTATACGACTTTATTTTTCTCCCACAAGTCAGCGTCTGATGCGGCGTTCAGCTATTCCACGGTCACGCTTTTGGCCAGGTTGCGCGGCTGGTCCACATCCTTGCCGAGGTAGTCGGCGACCTCGTAGGCGAAGAGCTGGAGCGCGGGCAGGGCCAGGAAGGTGGCCAGGGGGCCGCTGGCGCGGGGCACGTCCCAGCGGTGGTCCACTTCGAGGTCGAGGCCCACGTTGGTCAGGGCGATGATCTCGCCGCTGCGCGCCTGGACTTCCACGAGGTTGGACTTGACCTTGGGGAAGAGGTCGTCGTCCAGCGCGATGGCGAAGGACGGGAACTTGGGGTCGATAAGCGCGATGGGGCCGTGCTTCATCTCGCCTGCGGCGTAGCCCTCGGCGTGGATGTAGGAGATTTCCTTGAGCTTGAGCGCGCCCTCCAGGGCCAGCGGGTAGTACAGGCCGCGGCCGAGGTAGAGGAAGCTGTCCGCGTCGGAATACTCGCGGGCCAGCTCAAAGGCCCTGTCGCGCAGCGCGGGCAGGGTCTTTTCCAGCAGCTCCGGCAGGGAGCGCAGGCCGTGCAGGGTGTCGCGATGTATCTTGGGATCGAGCTTCCCGGTCTTGCTGCCCCAGTGCAGGGTCAGCAGGAGCAGGGCCGTGAGCTGCGAGCACATGGCCTTGGTGGAGGCCACGCTGATTTCCGGGCCGGCCTGGGTGTAGACCACGTAGTCCGACTCGCGGGCCACGGAGGAGCCGACCACGTTGCAGAGGCCGAGCACCTTGAGGCCCTGCTGTTTGGCCAGCTTGATGCCCGCCAGGGTGTCGGCGGTTTCGCCGGACTGGGAAATGGCGATGATCAGGGTGTCCGGGTCGAGGATGGGGTCGCGGTAGCGGAACTCGGAGGCGATTTCCACCTGCACGGGGATGCGCGCCCACTGTTCCAGCAGGTACATGCCCCAGAGCCCGGCGTGGAAGGAGGTTCCGCAGGCCACGATATGGATGCGCTTGGGCGCGCCTTCCAGGCAGTCCAGCTCCGGCAGGCGCACTTCGTCCAGGTCCGTGGCCAGACGGCCGCAGAGGCAGTCCTGGATGACCTTGGGCTGTTCGAAGATCTCCTTGATCATGAAGTGCTTGTGGCCGCCTTTCTGGGCCGCCTGCACGTCCCAGGTGATGGTGTCCACCTTCTTCTCCACCGGGGAGAGGTCGCGCACGCGCATGACCTGCCAGGACGAGGCGTCGATGCGTACCAGCTCGCCGTCTTCCAGGAAGACCACGTCGCGGGTGTAGGGCAGGAAGGCCGGAATGTCCGAGGCGAGGAAGTTTTCGCCCGTGCCCACGCCGAGCACCAGCGGGCTGGAAACGCGCGCCGCATGCACCACGCCGGGGTTCTGCGCGTCGAAGACAGCGATGGCGTAGGCGCCTTCCACGCGGTTCAGCGCGCGGGAAAGCGCGGGCAGCATCTCGCCCTCTTCCTGGAGATACTTGGAAATCAGGTTCAGGAGCACTTCGGTGTCCGTCTCGGACTTGAAGGTCACGCCTTCGGCCAGCAGCTCTTTCTTGATTTCCTGGTAGTTCTCGATGATGCCGTTGTGGATCATGGCCAAGCGGCCCGTGTGGTCCACGTGGGGATGCGCGTTGGGTTCGTTGGGTTCGCCGTGGGTGGCCCAGCGGGTGTGGCCTATGCCCGAGGTGGCGTTGAAGACGTTTTCCTGCGCGAGCTTCTTGTCCAGCTCGCAGAGCTTGCCCTTGGCCTTGATGACCTTGAGCCCGTCGGTATGCAGAAATCCGACTCCGGCGGAGTCGTAGCCGCGATATTCGAGGCGGCGCAGCCCCTCAACAAGAACGGGAACGGCCGGACGGTGGCCGCAATAACCGATAATGCCGCACATGGTTCACTCCGGTTTCGTCAGCGGTTGGAAGCGCACAGGCGCTCCCGATTCATAGGGGGTCACGTGTCACAAATCAAGCCCGCCGTAAAGCGGGGAAAACGGAGCCTGGAACGAGATTCAGGGAAAAGGGGAAAAGGCGAAAGGGCTTACACTTCGGGCCGTTCGTCGCGGCCTGCCGCATCCTGGGCGATCTTTCCGCGCAGCCAATCGAGCAGCCGCGCCCCGGCCTCGCCGTCGCGGCGGGCAAAGGCCAGGTTCGCGATCTCGCGGCGCTGCTCCGCGTGGCTGTCGCGGCCCTCGGCCACGTCGCGCAGGCACTCCAGCAGGCCGTGCTGGTCGCGGGGCTTGGGGCCGGGCGTGATCCAGTCGTAGTCGAATTGCAGCTCGCGGTTTTGCGAGGTGTACAGCTCCCAGTCGTAGGGGAAGAAGATCTGCGGCTTGTCCAGCAGCAGGTGGTCCGTGAAGATGGAGGAATAGTCCGTGATCATGCAGTGGAACAGGGGCATGAGCGGATACACGTCCAGGTGGTTGGGGCAGTGCAGGATGTTTCGGAAGGCGAAGCCTTTGTAGAAATTGCTGAAGCTGTGCATCTTGACCACCAGGGCCGCGTTCAGCCGCTCCAGTTCGGCGTCCAGCCCGGGCAGGTCCAGGGCTCCCTGGCTGATGAAATCGCCGCCGCCGTCCCGGAAGGTGGGCACGAACAGGCCCACGGTGCGCTCCTTGGCCAGCCTGCGCACGGTTCCGTAAAGCTGCGGGTCCGAGGCGACCATGTCCTGGCGCGTGGGCGGGCGGAAGAACACGTCGTTGCGCGGGTAGCCCGCCTCCACGATCTCCTTCGCGCCGAAGGAGGTGGCAAAGAGGTTCTCGGTGTAGAAGGGCGAGGTGGAAAGCACGGCGTCGTATCCCGAATACATGCGCCGGAGATAGTCGCGGCGTTCGTCCGTGAGCCCGATGCCGGATTCCGCTTCCAGGTAGCCGATCTTCTTGAAGCCCACCCCGTGCCAGAGCTGCACGATGCGCGCGCCGTCCACCAGCGGGGCGATGGGCGAATCCTTGTAGTGGAAGTCGTCGGCCACGAGGGTTCCGGCCGAGGCGGCCCGGCGCACGGAGTCGCCTTCCGGAAACAGTTCGCAGGGCAGTCCGGCGGCTCGCAGTTCGCGGTGCACGGCGGGGTTCAGGGTCAGGAAGAAGCAGTCCAGCTCCGGCGCGTGGGCGCGGCAGTGCAGATAGAAATACTTGGCGTTGCCGCCGAAAAGTCCGCTGCCCCGGCCGATCACGGCCACGGTGCGTGGCTGTTTGGGCGTCAGCGCGCGGATGCGCGCGAGCATGGCCAATGTCTTCTGGTCGATGTCCATGGCGTTTTCGGGCCGCTACAGGGTTGCCGACTTGCGGCGGACGTCCACGACCGTGCCGGAAAAGTCCGCGAACAGGGTCTTGATGGTCGCTTCGGCCACCTCGCGCGCCGTGAGCAGCGATTCGGGCGGCTCCGGCCCGAAGTTTTCCACGCGCATGGGCGTGGCCGTGCGTTCCGGGTTGATGGCGTTGATGCGCACGCCCTGGGGCGCGGTTTCCTCGGCGATGCCCTGCACGAGGTTGACGATGGCGGCCTTGGTCGAGGAATAGACCGAATACAGGCTCCGGCCCCGCGTGAACGAGCTGGAGGTGAACAGGCAGATGCCGCCGCGCGTGGCTTCCAGGTGGGGCAGGGCCGCCCGGACCACGTTGATGGAGCCGAGATAGTTCACGGCGATCTCGCGTTCGATGTCCGCGGGGTCGCGGTCCGCGAGCCGCCCGGAGCGGAGCACGCCCGCGGTGTTGACCACGGCGTCGATGCGGCCCTCGGCCTGGAGCACTCCGGCAAGGGCGCGTTCCACGGCTTCGGCGTCGGACACGTCGCAGCCCGTGGATGCGGCAAAGCCGTGCATGCGGCCCCCGTATTCCCGGCCCAGAAACATCAGCGCCTCGCCGATGCCCTTGGTGGCGCCGAACACGGCCACGACCTTGTCCTGGACGCGGCGCAGGGGCGGGCCGTCCTCCAGCGTCGAGGAATTGACCTGGAAGATCTTGTCCGCGAGGAAGAGGTCTTCGGGATAGGTGATCTTGATGTTCTTTTCCTCGCCGCGCACCACGTAGATGTCGCCGAGGTTGTAGTTCAGGATCAGCTTGCAGTCGTCCGTGACCTCGCAGTGCGGGTCGCCGTGGGAAAGCTCGTGGGCCTTCTTGAGCACGGCGGCGCGGAAGCCCTGGGGGGTCTGGCCCCGGCGCAGGGCCGAGCGGTCCGGAATGTCGCGGATGAAGTCCTCGCCGTCCACGGAAACGATGGTGTCCACGGCGGGCACGGCCACGTCCACGGCCGCGTGGCGGCCCAGGGCGTCGATGGTCTCGGAGATGATCCTGCGGGTGACGAAGGGGCGCACCGCGTCGTGCATGAGCAGGTTGGCGTTCGGAAGCCTGTCCGAGGGCACGGCGCAGATGCCCGCCCAGGAGCTGTCCTTGCGCGTGGCTCCGCCGTTGAGCAGCTTGGTGACCTTGGGCACGGGATTCTTGAGCAGCAGCTCTTCCAGGTAGAGGCGGTCCTTGGCCGAGACCACGATGAAGATCTCGTGGATTTGCGGGTGGGCCTGGAACACGGCCAGGGTGTGCTCGATGACGGTCCTGCCCGCGAGCTTGAGGAACTGCTTGGGGGTGGAAAAGCCCATGCGCTCGCCGCTGCCCGCGGCGAGGATCACGGCGTAGTTGGTCGTGCCGTTGTTGCTGGTCGAGGTGCTCATGCGCGGCCTCCGGCGACCCTGGCGGACTTCCGGGCGCGAGGACGCGCAGGGAAGCCGGGCAGGGCGGAGCGGTAAGATTGACGTTCAGGCGCCCCGGAGGGCGTCAAAAACATGCCTTGGGCCGCGCTGGATTCCGGTCCGGCGGATTGCCGAGGCGGGCGTCGCCGCCGCAGCCCCGCCGAAAAGCCCCGTGAACAGGGCGCGGAGCAAGGGGAGCGGCGGAAACGGCCTGGAAGCCGTCCGGAGCGGGCAAGGCGGCCTTGCCTACTTCGCGGGAGATCGATGCAAATCCCGCGCCGGATTCGGGGGCAGGGCGGTCCGCGCTCAGTCGCCGAGCCTGGCCAGGAACGCGGGCCAGGCCTCGCGCAGCCGGGCCAGGGCCTTGCCGCGATGCGAGCGGGCGTTCTTGACCTCCGGAGCCATTTCCGCGGCGGTCATGCCCAGTTCCGGGTCGAAAAAGATCGGGTCGTAGCCGAAGCCGCTCTTGCCCTGGTAGCCGCGTACGATGACGCCTTCCCAGGCGTCCTGGGCGTGGATGGCCTCGCCCGTGGGCGCGGCCGCGTACATGCAGCAGATGAACCGGGCCGTGCGCTTTTCGTCGGGCACGTCGCGCAGCCGCTCCAGCAGCTTGGCGTTGTTCGCGTCGGAGTCGCCGTGCTCGCCCGCATAGCGGGCCGAGTAGACGCCGGGAGCGCCGTCCAGCGCGTCCACGGCCAGGCCGGAATCGTCGGCCACGGCCACGAGCCCTGTGGCCTCGGCCACGGCCACGGCCTTGATGCGGGCGTTTTCCAGGAAGGTGTCCCCGGTTTCGGGGATGTCCGCGATTTCGGGATATTGGTCCAGGCCCCTGACCTCCACGCCGAGGTCGGCGAGCAGGGCCGAGAATTCGCGGATCTTGCCTTGGTTGCGGGTCGCCAGAACAACAGCGCGCAAGGGGCCTCCTTGGTTGCGATTACGCGTCGGAAAGGACGGGTGGAATGGGGAGGTGTTACTCGTTCGATTCGCTTTGCGCAACCGCGAGCACGGGCGGCAGGAGCAGGCTCACGCGCGTTCCCTCGCCCTCGCGGCTGGCCAGGTGCACGTCGCCGCCGAGGTCGTCCATGATCTTGCGGATCATGGCCAGGCCGAGGCCCGCGCCCTTGCCCTTGGTGCTGAAGAAGGGGCTGAACACGCGGTCGCGGATGTCCACGGGAATTCCCGGCCCGGTGTCCGCGACCTCCAGGGCCACGAATTCGCCGCGCATGGTGGTGGCGATGCGCATGGCTCCGCCCTGGGGCATGGCCTCCAGCGCGTTCTTGATCAGATTGATCAGGCACTGCTTGATCAGCTCCGGGTCGGCCTGGGCCCTGGGCAGGCTCTCGGAGCAGTCCAGGGCGGTATCCACATGCTGGGAGCGCGCCGCGATGCTCATGAACTCCAGGGTGTCGCGGGCCACTTCGTTGAGGTCGCACTGGCCCTCG
This sequence is a window from Paucidesulfovibrio longus DSM 6739. Protein-coding genes within it:
- a CDS encoding heteromeric transposase endonuclease subunit TnsA gives rise to the protein MSRDKHTNADLKFARWIKEGRGSGRGSDYKPWLTVRDVPSKGRSHRVFGHKSQRTHHLLSDLELAVFLFLEWHPRSTDIREQFPLPLKATLAAAEGAGIRHPAVSGVPQYMTTDFRVSTSDSDQPEFALQAKYQSEFAFPRVVEKLELERRYWASQNIPWFIITEKDLPAGIINNIKWLYPTQGDHIPTMELHERLSFYTESFQSNPKLTVISLAKKLDIAYHLTPGESLLEIRQLLAQRFFIFDIRIPHIKLTAAHLAPMKIMSMPGGRNVSSE
- the glmS gene encoding glutamine--fructose-6-phosphate transaminase (isomerizing); this encodes MCGIIGYCGHRPAVPVLVEGLRRLEYRGYDSAGVGFLHTDGLKVIKAKGKLCELDKKLAQENVFNATSGIGHTRWATHGEPNEPNAHPHVDHTGRLAMIHNGIIENYQEIKKELLAEGVTFKSETDTEVLLNLISKYLQEEGEMLPALSRALNRVEGAYAIAVFDAQNPGVVHAARVSSPLVLGVGTGENFLASDIPAFLPYTRDVVFLEDGELVRIDASSWQVMRVRDLSPVEKKVDTITWDVQAAQKGGHKHFMIKEIFEQPKVIQDCLCGRLATDLDEVRLPELDCLEGAPKRIHIVACGTSFHAGLWGMYLLEQWARIPVQVEIASEFRYRDPILDPDTLIIAISQSGETADTLAGIKLAKQQGLKVLGLCNVVGSSVARESDYVVYTQAGPEISVASTKAMCSQLTALLLLTLHWGSKTGKLDPKIHRDTLHGLRSLPELLEKTLPALRDRAFELAREYSDADSFLYLGRGLYYPLALEGALKLKEISYIHAEGYAAGEMKHGPIALIDPKFPSFAIALDDDLFPKVKSNLVEVQARSGEIIALTNVGLDLEVDHRWDVPRASGPLATFLALPALQLFAYEVADYLGKDVDQPRNLAKSVTVE
- a CDS encoding CDP-glycerol glycerophosphotransferase family protein, whose protein sequence is MDIDQKTLAMLARIRALTPKQPRTVAVIGRGSGLFGGNAKYFYLHCRAHAPELDCFFLTLNPAVHRELRAAGLPCELFPEGDSVRRAASAGTLVADDFHYKDSPIAPLVDGARIVQLWHGVGFKKIGYLEAESGIGLTDERRDYLRRMYSGYDAVLSTSPFYTENLFATSFGAKEIVEAGYPRNDVFFRPPTRQDMVASDPQLYGTVRRLAKERTVGLFVPTFRDGGGDFISQGALDLPGLDAELERLNAALVVKMHSFSNFYKGFAFRNILHCPNHLDVYPLMPLFHCMITDYSSIFTDHLLLDKPQIFFPYDWELYTSQNRELQFDYDWITPGPKPRDQHGLLECLRDVAEGRDSHAEQRREIANLAFARRDGEAGARLLDWLRGKIAQDAAGRDERPEV
- the ispD gene encoding 2-C-methyl-D-erythritol 4-phosphate cytidylyltransferase encodes the protein MSTSTSNNGTTNYAVILAAGSGERMGFSTPKQFLKLAGRTVIEHTLAVFQAHPQIHEIFIVVSAKDRLYLEELLLKNPVPKVTKLLNGGATRKDSSWAGICAVPSDRLPNANLLMHDAVRPFVTRRIISETIDALGRHAAVDVAVPAVDTIVSVDGEDFIRDIPDRSALRRGQTPQGFRAAVLKKAHELSHGDPHCEVTDDCKLILNYNLGDIYVVRGEEKNIKITYPEDLFLADKIFQVNSSTLEDGPPLRRVQDKVVAVFGATKGIGEALMFLGREYGGRMHGFAASTGCDVSDAEAVERALAGVLQAEGRIDAVVNTAGVLRSGRLADRDPADIEREIAVNYLGSINVVRAALPHLEATRGGICLFTSSSFTRGRSLYSVYSSTKAAIVNLVQGIAEETAPQGVRINAINPERTATPMRVENFGPEPPESLLTAREVAEATIKTLFADFSGTVVDVRRKSATL
- a CDS encoding XTP/dITP diphosphatase gives rise to the protein MRAVVLATRNQGKIREFSALLADLGVEVRGLDQYPEIADIPETGDTFLENARIKAVAVAEATGLVAVADDSGLAVDALDGAPGVYSARYAGEHGDSDANNAKLLERLRDVPDEKRTARFICCMYAAAPTGEAIHAQDAWEGVIVRGYQGKSGFGYDPIFFDPELGMTAAEMAPEVKNARSHRGKALARLREAWPAFLARLGD